The proteins below are encoded in one region of Bifidobacterium dentium JCM 1195 = DSM 20436:
- a CDS encoding DUF4230 domain-containing protein translates to MNSKKAKTIIIVVGIVVCVLLGMLIYRKAEDFFNPQKEGSTITTTIVSRQLEKMQDLTTAKENDYGFEEFSEGKVSYVNKKKFTMFYSYEIRAGVDLSKAKIAVDNEAHTISITLPKAELQSVSVDPDSLKFFDVENSLFNGNDVTDTADALKEAKKAASNKANKSELLQEANDQAVEIVEKAYAPIAKADGYKVNVQFADKQ, encoded by the coding sequence ATGAATAGCAAGAAGGCGAAAACGATCATCATCGTTGTAGGCATCGTGGTCTGCGTTCTGCTGGGAATGTTGATCTACCGCAAGGCTGAGGATTTTTTTAATCCTCAGAAGGAGGGGTCTACAATCACTACGACGATCGTTTCTCGTCAGCTTGAAAAGATGCAGGATCTGACCACCGCGAAGGAGAACGACTACGGGTTTGAGGAGTTCTCCGAGGGCAAGGTCTCCTATGTGAACAAGAAGAAGTTCACCATGTTCTACAGTTACGAGATTCGTGCCGGTGTCGACTTGTCTAAGGCGAAGATTGCGGTTGATAACGAAGCCCACACGATTTCCATCACATTGCCGAAAGCGGAGTTGCAATCGGTGTCAGTCGATCCTGATTCTCTGAAATTCTTTGATGTGGAAAACTCATTGTTTAATGGCAATGATGTGACCGACACCGCTGACGCGTTGAAGGAGGCGAAGAAGGCGGCATCGAACAAAGCCAACAAAAGCGAGCTTCTTCAGGAAGCCAACGATCAAGCTGTGGAAATCGTTGAAAAGGCGTATGCGCCGATTGCAAAGGCAGATGGATATAAGGTCAACGTTCAATTCGCCGACAAGCAGTAA
- a CDS encoding phosphoribosylformylglycinamidine synthase, protein MVFRVYVEKKHGFDVEARQLANELRTILGIKALKNVRLVNRYDVEGISEELFAQATPTVFSEPQVDNVSADLPDFGTDTVFAVEYLPGQFDQRADSASECIQLISQGERPTVRSAKVYALEGDLSAEDVDAIKHYVINPVEAREASLDTKTTLRTQVPVPGKVEVIDGFRTMSDAELERFIADRGLAMDLADLQFCRAHFTEEQRDPTITEIKVIDTYWSDHCRHTTFGTQLDEVTIDDATVKAAFDKYLEMRHELGRDAKPVCLMDMGTIGAKWLKKNGILKNLDESEEINACTVKVKVDVNGQDEDWLFLFKNETHNHPTEIEPFGGAATCIGGCIRDPLSGRSYVYQAMRVTGAADPTVPVSETLEGKLPQRKLVTTAAAGYSSYGNQIGLATGQVDEIYHPGYVAKRMEVGAVVAATPADHVRRETPAPGDKIILLGGRTGRDGIGGATGASKAHNVESLELDGAEVQKGNAPVERKLQRLFRRGDACRLIKRCNDFGAGGVSVAVGELADGLYVDLNKVSKKYEGLDGTELAISESQERMAVDVAAEDVDEFLSYAKEENLEAEVIATVTENPRMTMVWNGDTIVDLSREFLASNGAPKHQVVHVETQHDYATPWASGSLSERMRTMLTDLNVASNKGLSERFDSTIGAGTVLMPFGGRRQLTPNMAMVAKLPVFGETTTASAMAWGFNPYIMEKNQFTGAYLSVVESLSKLVAAGFEHEKAYLSFQEYFEKLRDEPERWGKPMAAVLGALMAQIDLGAGAIGGKDSMSGTFEQLDVPPTLISFAVAVGNMKRATSPEFKGAGHRVVRIAPRYQADGLMPDKDALLEVFSAIESFTEFGDALAVSTPGYGATAEAIFKMTVGNQIGVKLADGISVDDLFAPAYGSFIVELADGAKIPSMSNLVEVGEIGKTTEEYSFSAAGETLELAELQDAWEGGIESVFPYRSKGEDKGKTVETVSFNAPKKTLYTGAGIAKPHVVIPVFPGNNCEYDSAAAFERAGADVSTLIVNNLTPAAVAESTAALVEEIKKSQIIMIPGGFSGGDEPDGSAKFITAFFRAPAVTEAVRDLLNNRDGLMLGICNGFQALIKLGLVPYGDIVPMTAECPTLTFNTIGRHQSRLVRTRVASSLSPWLAKTEVGDMHTIAISHGEGRFVASDDVLAQLKANGQIATQYVDEAGVPGMDLDVNPNGSLLAIEGITSPDGRVFGKMGHSERYSNGTFKNVPGEKDQPLFAAGVEYFTA, encoded by the coding sequence ATGGTTTTTCGCGTATACGTGGAAAAGAAGCACGGCTTTGACGTCGAGGCACGACAACTCGCCAACGAGCTCAGGACCATTCTCGGCATCAAGGCATTGAAGAACGTGCGTCTCGTCAACCGTTACGACGTTGAAGGCATCAGCGAAGAACTGTTCGCCCAGGCCACACCGACCGTGTTCAGCGAGCCGCAGGTGGACAACGTATCCGCCGATTTGCCGGATTTTGGCACGGACACCGTGTTCGCAGTGGAATATCTACCTGGACAGTTCGACCAGCGTGCCGATTCCGCCAGCGAATGCATCCAGCTGATTTCGCAGGGTGAGCGCCCGACCGTGCGCTCCGCCAAGGTGTATGCGTTGGAAGGCGATCTTTCCGCCGAAGACGTCGACGCCATCAAGCATTACGTAATCAACCCGGTCGAAGCGCGTGAGGCTTCGCTGGACACCAAGACCACACTCAGGACCCAGGTGCCGGTCCCGGGCAAGGTGGAGGTCATCGACGGATTCCGCACCATGAGCGACGCCGAGCTTGAGCGGTTCATCGCCGACCGTGGTCTCGCCATGGATCTGGCCGACCTGCAGTTCTGCCGTGCGCACTTCACCGAGGAGCAACGCGATCCGACCATCACCGAAATCAAGGTAATCGACACCTACTGGTCCGATCATTGCCGACATACCACATTCGGCACGCAGCTTGACGAGGTCACCATCGATGATGCCACCGTCAAGGCCGCATTCGACAAGTATCTTGAGATGCGTCACGAACTGGGCCGCGACGCCAAGCCGGTGTGCCTGATGGATATGGGCACGATCGGTGCGAAGTGGCTCAAGAAGAACGGCATCCTGAAGAACCTTGACGAATCCGAGGAGATCAACGCCTGCACTGTCAAGGTGAAGGTGGATGTGAACGGTCAGGATGAGGACTGGCTGTTCCTGTTCAAGAACGAGACCCACAATCACCCGACCGAAATCGAGCCGTTCGGTGGCGCGGCCACCTGCATCGGCGGCTGCATCCGCGATCCGCTGTCCGGCCGTTCCTACGTATACCAGGCCATGCGCGTGACCGGCGCCGCCGATCCGACCGTTCCGGTTTCCGAAACGCTTGAGGGCAAGCTCCCCCAGCGCAAGCTCGTCACCACGGCGGCTGCGGGCTATTCCTCCTACGGCAACCAGATTGGTCTGGCCACCGGCCAGGTCGACGAGATCTACCACCCGGGCTATGTGGCCAAGCGCATGGAGGTCGGTGCGGTCGTGGCCGCGACTCCGGCCGATCATGTGCGCCGTGAGACCCCGGCTCCGGGCGACAAGATCATCCTGCTCGGCGGACGTACCGGACGTGACGGCATCGGTGGCGCGACCGGCGCTTCCAAAGCCCACAACGTCGAATCGCTGGAACTCGACGGTGCCGAGGTGCAGAAGGGCAACGCACCGGTCGAACGCAAGCTGCAGCGTCTGTTCCGTCGTGGCGACGCATGCCGTCTGATCAAGCGCTGCAACGATTTCGGCGCGGGCGGCGTATCCGTGGCGGTCGGCGAGCTGGCTGACGGCCTGTATGTGGATCTCAACAAGGTATCCAAGAAGTACGAAGGTCTGGACGGCACCGAGCTTGCGATTTCCGAATCGCAGGAACGTATGGCCGTGGATGTGGCTGCGGAGGATGTGGACGAGTTCCTTAGCTACGCCAAGGAAGAGAACCTCGAAGCCGAGGTCATCGCAACCGTGACCGAAAATCCGCGTATGACGATGGTCTGGAATGGCGACACGATCGTGGACCTGTCCCGCGAATTCCTCGCCTCCAATGGCGCTCCGAAGCATCAGGTGGTGCATGTCGAAACGCAGCATGATTACGCCACGCCGTGGGCTTCCGGCTCGCTGTCCGAGCGTATGCGCACCATGCTCACCGACCTGAACGTGGCTTCCAACAAGGGCTTGAGCGAACGTTTCGATTCCACGATCGGCGCAGGCACCGTACTCATGCCGTTCGGCGGCAGGAGGCAGCTGACTCCGAACATGGCCATGGTCGCCAAGTTGCCGGTGTTCGGCGAAACCACCACCGCCTCCGCGATGGCCTGGGGGTTCAACCCGTACATCATGGAGAAGAACCAGTTCACGGGCGCATACCTGTCCGTGGTCGAATCCCTGTCAAAGCTGGTCGCCGCCGGTTTCGAGCACGAGAAGGCCTACCTGAGCTTCCAGGAGTATTTCGAGAAGCTGCGCGATGAACCGGAGCGTTGGGGCAAGCCGATGGCCGCCGTACTGGGCGCCCTGATGGCCCAGATCGATCTGGGTGCGGGTGCGATCGGTGGCAAGGACTCCATGTCCGGCACCTTCGAGCAGCTTGACGTTCCGCCGACCCTGATTTCCTTCGCCGTGGCGGTGGGCAATATGAAGCGCGCTACCTCCCCCGAGTTCAAGGGCGCCGGCCACCGCGTGGTCCGCATCGCCCCGCGTTACCAGGCTGATGGTCTGATGCCGGACAAAGATGCGCTGCTCGAAGTGTTCTCCGCCATCGAATCATTCACTGAATTCGGCGATGCGTTGGCTGTATCCACACCGGGTTACGGCGCCACCGCCGAGGCCATCTTCAAGATGACCGTCGGCAACCAGATTGGCGTGAAGCTAGCTGACGGCATCTCCGTGGACGACCTGTTCGCTCCGGCATACGGTTCCTTCATTGTGGAGCTGGCCGACGGTGCCAAGATTCCGTCCATGTCCAATCTGGTGGAGGTTGGCGAGATCGGCAAGACCACCGAGGAGTATTCCTTCTCAGCCGCCGGCGAGACGCTGGAACTGGCCGAACTTCAGGATGCTTGGGAGGGCGGCATCGAATCCGTATTCCCGTACCGTTCCAAGGGTGAAGACAAGGGCAAGACCGTCGAAACCGTGTCTTTCAACGCGCCGAAGAAGACCCTGTATACCGGCGCCGGCATCGCCAAGCCGCATGTGGTGATTCCGGTGTTCCCCGGCAACAACTGCGAATATGATTCCGCCGCCGCCTTTGAGCGTGCCGGTGCCGACGTGAGCACGCTCATCGTGAACAATCTCACCCCGGCTGCCGTAGCCGAATCCACCGCCGCGCTGGTCGAGGAGATCAAGAAGAGCCAGATCATCATGATTCCTGGCGGCTTCTCCGGTGGCGACGAGCCGGACGGCTCCGCCAAGTTCATCACCGCATTCTTCCGCGCCCCGGCCGTGACCGAGGCCGTGCGCGACCTGTTGAACAATCGCGACGGTCTGATGCTCGGCATCTGCAACGGCTTCCAGGCGCTCATCAAGCTCGGATTGGTGCCGTACGGCGATATCGTGCCGATGACCGCCGAATGCCCGACGTTGACGTTCAACACCATCGGCCGCCACCAGAGCCGCTTGGTGCGCACCCGCGTAGCATCGAGCCTCTCCCCGTGGCTCGCCAAAACCGAGGTGGGCGACATGCACACCATCGCCATCTCCCACGGCGAGGGCCGCTTCGTGGCTTCCGACGACGTGCTCGCCCAGCTCAAGGCCAATGGCCAGATCGCCACGCAATACGTGGACGAGGCCGGCGTGCCGGGTATGGACCTCGACGTGAACCCGAACGGCTCACTGCTGGCCATCGAAGGCATCACCAGCCCGGACGGCCGCGTGTTCGGCAAGATGGGCCACTCCGAGCGCTACAGTAACGGCACGTTCAAGAACGTGCCAGGCGAGAAGGACCAGCCGCTGTTCGCAGCCGGTGTGGAGTATTTCACCGCCTGA
- the purC gene encoding phosphoribosylaminoimidazolesuccinocarboxamide synthase, whose protein sequence is MEKLEKLYEGKAKQLYATDDPEVLWVEYKNSATAGDGEKKEDFAGKGRLNNLITTLIFDLLKKRGIESHLVARVGDTSQLVRKVTMFPLEIVLRNTAAGHFCSRLGVEEGMALKEPVLEYFLKNDDLHDPFVNDDDLVALGTCTREDLAEIAPLARRINEALIEIFAKIDVKLVDFKIEMGRTSDGTLLLADEITPDSCRLWDQRDKSGKVEHLDKDLFRRDLGDIIPAYEEIESRLAELAKSEGIEVAE, encoded by the coding sequence ATGGAGAAGCTGGAAAAGCTCTACGAGGGCAAGGCCAAGCAACTGTACGCAACTGACGATCCGGAAGTGCTTTGGGTCGAATACAAGAACTCCGCTACCGCAGGTGACGGCGAGAAGAAGGAAGACTTCGCCGGCAAGGGTAGGTTGAACAATCTCATTACCACCCTCATCTTCGATCTTCTGAAGAAACGCGGCATCGAAAGCCACCTTGTGGCCCGCGTCGGTGACACCTCCCAGCTGGTCAGGAAGGTCACCATGTTCCCGCTGGAGATCGTGCTGCGCAACACCGCCGCCGGCCATTTCTGTTCTCGCTTGGGCGTTGAAGAGGGCATGGCTTTGAAGGAGCCGGTGCTCGAATACTTCCTGAAGAACGACGACCTGCACGATCCGTTCGTGAACGACGACGATCTGGTGGCTCTCGGCACCTGCACCCGCGAGGATCTCGCCGAAATCGCACCACTCGCCCGCCGCATCAACGAGGCCCTGATCGAGATCTTCGCCAAGATCGACGTCAAGCTCGTGGACTTCAAGATCGAAATGGGCCGTACCTCCGATGGCACGCTGCTGCTGGCCGATGAGATCACTCCTGACTCCTGCCGCCTGTGGGATCAGCGCGACAAGTCCGGCAAGGTCGAACATCTCGACAAGGATCTGTTCCGCCGCGACTTGGGCGACATCATCCCCGCATATGAGGAGATTGAGAGCCGTCTGGCCGAGCTCGCCAAGTCCGAAGGCATCGAAGTAGCCGAATAA
- the purT gene encoding formate-dependent phosphoribosylglycinamide formyltransferase, which translates to MTEENRTLGTPLGNHPTRVLFLGAGELGKEVALEMMRLGAWVCAADSYAGAPAQQVAHEYRVLDMADAERLRALFDEVKPDIIVPEVEAIATAELAAAAAHGAQVVPSAEIAAICMDRERLRVLAHEDLGLPTTPYRFAGSLEELRAGAEVVGYPCVVKPIMSSSGHGQSVVRSAGAIDAAWTEAQEGRRAHDEGDVSRVIVEALAPLDYELTVLTVSSSAGIVTCAPIGQRQESGDYRESWQPAAFTTNVLEQAQRIARTAVEGLVAKAKASGEQGWGVFGVELFVLTDGSVLFNEVSPRPHDTGMVTMASQRLSEFALHARAVLGLPITEGHVALSIPAGSVAASHAIVVAGDGEAEFTNVADALAEPETDLRIFAKPEVHGHRRMAVALAIGASESDARAKAAHVAETLTVSVA; encoded by the coding sequence ATGACTGAAGAGAATCGTACCTTAGGCACTCCGCTTGGCAACCATCCGACCCGCGTTCTGTTTCTTGGCGCCGGTGAGCTGGGCAAGGAGGTTGCCCTCGAAATGATGAGGCTCGGCGCCTGGGTGTGTGCGGCCGATTCCTACGCCGGCGCCCCCGCCCAACAAGTCGCTCACGAATACCGTGTGCTTGACATGGCGGACGCCGAACGACTGCGTGCGCTATTCGATGAAGTCAAGCCGGATATCATCGTGCCGGAAGTCGAAGCGATCGCCACCGCCGAACTGGCCGCAGCCGCCGCTCATGGTGCGCAGGTGGTGCCGAGTGCCGAAATCGCGGCGATCTGCATGGATCGTGAACGACTGCGTGTACTTGCGCATGAGGATTTGGGACTGCCGACCACGCCGTACCGTTTCGCCGGTTCGCTCGAGGAACTTCGCGCCGGTGCCGAAGTCGTCGGATATCCCTGCGTAGTCAAGCCGATCATGAGCTCTTCCGGTCACGGACAGTCCGTGGTACGTTCCGCAGGTGCGATTGACGCCGCTTGGACGGAAGCTCAGGAGGGTCGGCGTGCGCATGATGAGGGAGATGTGTCCCGCGTGATCGTGGAGGCGTTGGCCCCGCTCGACTACGAGCTGACCGTACTGACCGTAAGCTCCTCGGCAGGTATCGTGACCTGCGCTCCGATCGGGCAACGTCAGGAAAGCGGCGATTACCGCGAATCCTGGCAACCGGCCGCCTTTACCACAAACGTGCTCGAACAGGCGCAACGTATCGCACGAACTGCGGTGGAAGGCCTTGTGGCGAAGGCGAAGGCCTCCGGAGAACAAGGTTGGGGCGTGTTCGGCGTGGAATTGTTCGTGCTGACCGACGGTTCCGTACTGTTCAATGAGGTTTCGCCCCGACCGCACGACACCGGCATGGTGACCATGGCCTCGCAGCGCCTGAGCGAGTTCGCCCTGCACGCCCGCGCGGTTCTCGGCCTGCCGATTACGGAAGGTCACGTGGCGCTTTCCATTCCGGCAGGATCCGTCGCCGCCAGCCATGCCATCGTGGTGGCGGGTGACGGCGAGGCTGAATTCACGAACGTCGCCGATGCGTTGGCCGAGCCGGAAACCGACCTACGCATCTTCGCCAAGCCTGAGGTGCATGGCCATCGTCGCATGGCGGTGGCGCTGGCCATCGGAGCCAGCGAATCCGACGCTCGGGCCAAAGCCGCACATGTAGCCGAAACGCTTACGGTCAGCGTAGCCTGA